A stretch of the Actinomyces faecalis genome encodes the following:
- a CDS encoding methionine ABC transporter ATP-binding protein has protein sequence MSAVSAHPTAIGVPDGTDAADARTAGSSEPMISLRDVHKVYRLSDGREVRALDGLSLDIQPGTIHGIVGTSGAGKSTLVRCLTSLEPVTSGTVRVAGKDMSSLSPRQLREARRSIGMVFQHANLLEQRTTAQNIAYPLAMAGVRKGSRHETVERMLDLVGLADRGASYPAQLSGGQKQRVGIARALADQPSVLLCDEPTSALDPETTRAILELIRDVRDRLGVTVVIITHEMSVVRAICDSVSLLEAGRIVESGPIEEVVSNVTSRLSHELVPVPVIPDGAVHEGEAVIDVALTAHPGQPAAAQVLALVAEQGADVAGGVFETLGQAQIGRLALTLPAERAQEALRVLADAGVVAEVRA, from the coding sequence ATGAGCGCAGTCTCGGCACATCCCACTGCCATCGGCGTCCCCGACGGCACTGACGCGGCGGACGCCCGCACGGCAGGGTCCAGCGAGCCCATGATCTCCTTGCGCGACGTCCACAAGGTCTACCGTCTGTCCGACGGCCGCGAGGTCCGCGCCCTGGACGGACTGAGCCTGGACATCCAGCCCGGCACGATCCACGGCATCGTCGGCACCTCGGGTGCCGGCAAGTCCACCCTGGTGCGGTGCCTGACCAGCCTGGAGCCTGTGACGAGTGGGACCGTGCGTGTGGCAGGCAAGGACATGTCCTCACTGTCACCACGCCAGCTGCGTGAGGCCCGCCGTTCCATCGGCATGGTCTTCCAGCACGCCAACCTCCTGGAGCAGCGCACCACCGCCCAGAACATCGCCTACCCGCTGGCCATGGCCGGGGTGCGCAAGGGCTCACGCCATGAGACCGTGGAGAGGATGCTGGACCTGGTGGGTCTGGCTGACCGCGGCGCCTCCTACCCCGCTCAGCTCTCCGGCGGTCAGAAGCAGCGCGTCGGCATCGCCCGCGCACTGGCCGATCAGCCCTCGGTGCTGCTGTGCGACGAGCCAACCAGTGCCCTGGACCCCGAGACCACGCGCGCGATCCTGGAGCTTATCCGTGACGTGCGCGACCGCCTTGGCGTCACCGTCGTCATCATCACCCACGAGATGAGCGTGGTCCGCGCGATCTGTGACTCCGTGAGCCTGCTGGAGGCGGGCCGCATCGTCGAGTCCGGCCCCATTGAGGAGGTCGTCTCGAATGTCACCTCACGCTTGTCCCACGAGCTTGTCCCGGTGCCGGTCATCCCCGACGGTGCGGTGCACGAGGGCGAGGCCGTCATCGACGTTGCCCTGACAGCCCACCCCGGCCAGCCCGCGGCCGCCCAGGTCCTGGCCCTGGTCGCCGAGCAGGGCGCGGACGTGGCCGGCGGTGTCTTCGAGACCCTTGGCCAGGCCCAGATCGGCCGCCTGGCACTGACTCTTCCCGCCGAGCGGGCTCAGGAGGCCCTTCGCGTCCTAGCAGACGCCGGCGTCGTCGCGGAGGTGCGCGCATGA
- a CDS encoding alpha/beta hydrolase, with protein MSVTSANVTTDILGEPWLAHRITVAESAAAPGADHAMLVYRRQAATPAGARPRHSRAVLYIHGRSDYFFQTWLADALDEAGYEFYALDLRACGRAGLGYWSPHDVRDLRVHDEEVAESLRIIRQEHGHDVVVLNAHSTGGLQAVIWAADHPGGVEAVTLNSPWLDLNSSALMRSYGSAFVDLLSRRDPEREVANPAEAEAEETDVYVRSLHRQWGGEWDWDLTLKPSPSFPVRAGFLAGIRRLQREVHHGLGIEVPILLCCSTASAGPKVTREEALRCDVVLSVEQMIARAPYLGNDVTVRQIEGGVHDLALSPEPARTQYVQALTTWLTARLG; from the coding sequence ATGAGTGTCACCAGCGCGAATGTCACGACCGACATCCTGGGCGAACCCTGGCTCGCCCACCGCATCACCGTGGCTGAGTCCGCGGCTGCTCCCGGCGCCGACCACGCCATGCTGGTCTATCGCCGCCAGGCCGCTACGCCGGCGGGTGCCAGGCCACGGCACTCACGTGCCGTGCTCTACATCCACGGCCGGAGCGACTACTTCTTCCAGACCTGGCTGGCCGACGCTCTAGATGAGGCGGGCTATGAGTTCTACGCCCTGGATCTGCGCGCCTGCGGACGTGCTGGCCTGGGCTACTGGTCACCGCATGACGTACGGGACCTGCGCGTCCACGACGAGGAGGTGGCCGAGTCCCTGCGGATCATCCGTCAGGAGCACGGGCACGACGTCGTCGTTCTCAATGCCCACTCCACCGGCGGCCTGCAGGCGGTCATCTGGGCGGCGGACCACCCGGGCGGTGTTGAGGCGGTCACCCTGAATTCCCCGTGGCTGGACCTCAATTCCTCCGCCCTCATGCGCTCCTACGGCTCTGCCTTCGTTGACCTCCTCTCACGACGGGACCCGGAGCGGGAGGTCGCCAACCCCGCCGAAGCTGAGGCCGAGGAGACAGATGTCTACGTCCGCAGCCTCCACCGCCAGTGGGGCGGCGAGTGGGACTGGGACCTCACCCTCAAGCCCAGCCCCTCCTTCCCGGTGCGTGCCGGCTTCCTGGCGGGAATCCGTCGGCTTCAGCGCGAGGTCCACCACGGCCTGGGTATCGAGGTCCCGATCCTGCTGTGCTGCTCGACGGCGTCCGCGGGCCCGAAGGTCACGCGCGAGGAGGCGTTGCGCTGCGACGTCGTCCTGAGCGTGGAGCAGATGATTGCCCGCGCTCCCTACCTGGGCAATGACGTCACGGTCCGTCAGATCGAGGGAGGCGTTCATGACCTCGCGCTTAGTCCAGAACCCGCCCGCACACAGTATGTCCAGGCGCTGACAACCTGGCTCACCGCCCGTCTGGGCTGA